ATGACGCGTACGGCGCGGTCTGCTGAGCTTGCTCGGCTCACTTGGCAATCAACGCACCCACATGCCATCGTGGTGCTGAACCATACTGATGCAACAGCCGACCTCGCAGCGCATGGGCTCACCTTGCTTCGTAGCCTTGGCGGGTCGACATGGATCGCCGCTGTTGCACCAGCCGCAGCAGGCTCAACGCAAGTACTCGACGCGGTCTCTTGGATCGGTGCCATCGACCCAACCTGGAAAGTGCATCCGTATCTTGCATCCGGTGGCGTACCGGACTGGACGATCGACCAAAGCGCCTCCACTGCGCTCGCCGCCGGTGAACGCTTCGACATCGAATCCCTACTTCGCGAACTCGACGAGGCGGCCGACCCTCGCGTCGTCGTGTACATGCTGGCCCACCGCGACGTGTCGCTCGACGCGTTGGCTGTTGACCTTCCTGTGCTGGCCGATGCGACAGTGCTCTCCAAACTCCAGACCGTGCATGGGCTCACCGTGGCCATCCCAATGTCAGCAATCGTGCCACTGGCTGAAGACGACCGCGTGCTCTGGATTGAGCCGGCGATGCCACAGTTCAACGAACTAAATGACCAAAATCGGGAAGTCACGCAAGCGAACGTCTTACAAGAATCGCCTTATGGTCTCGATGGCGACAACGTTGTCGTCATGGTGTATGACGGCGGCAAAGCGTTTGGTGGCCACGCCGACTTTAGCGGACGACTCACCGAACGTGACACCAGTGGTACCAGCGACCACGCCACACATGTGTCGGGAACGATTGGCGGCGACGGCAGCGCCAGCGGCGGGCAGTACCGCGGCATGGCTCCTGCGGTCACGATCGAGTCCTATGGATTTGAACAAGAGGGAGGCTTGCAAGAGGGCTTTCTGTACACCGATCCGGGCGACCTCGAAGCCGACTATGGCGACGCCATCAATAACTATGGCGCGGTCATCGCGAATAACTCCATCGGCACCAATACGGCACCCAATGGCTTCCCTTGCGAGTGGACCGGCAACTACGGCATCACCAGCAGTGTGATTGATGCGGTCGTGCGTGGTGCACTTGGCGGCAACATCCGAATCATGTGGGCCAACGGAAATGAGCGAGGCTCGTCGAATTGTGGAACGAGTTTCTACTCGACCGCACCTCCCGCGACCGCAAAGAACCACATCACTATCGGGGCACTCAATAGCAATGATGAATCTGTTACCAACTTCACGAGTTGGGGGCCAACCGATGATGGCCGCATCAAGCCAGATATCTCGACCGCGGGTTGCCAGAGCGATGGCGACGGCGGCGTAACAAGTTGCTCCTCTAGTGGTGGCTACAGTTCGAAGTGCGGTACATCGATGGCAAGCCCGACGGCCTGCGGCATTGGCGCGTTGCTGATTCAGGATTGGCGAACGATGAACCCGGGCAAGCCGGACATGCTCAATAGCACACTCAAGGCCATGCTTGCGCACACGGCAGTAGACCTTGGCAACGCGGGGCCGGATTGCCAGTACGGGTACGGCAGTATTCGCGCCGAGGCCGCAGTTGACCACCTTCGCAGTGGATCGCTCATTGAAAACGAAGTCGCCCACGGCGACTCGTTTGAGTTTCTCGTGATCGTCGATCCTGGCGATCCGCAATTGCAAGTGACACTCGCGTGGGATGATGCGCCTGCCACGCCTCTTGTCATTCCATCTTTGGTAAATGATCTTGACCTCGTCGTGCTCGGACCAGACGGTAATCGCCACTATCCGTGGGCAATTGACCCGGCGAACCCGGGTGCTCCTGCAACGAAGACTGCCGAAGATCATCTCAACAACATCGAGCAAGTCACCGTGGCCCTCCCGCAGGCCGGCGTGTGGCGTGTGCAAATCGTAGGGTTCTCCGTGCCCGTTGGCCCACAGACATTCGGCGTGATGGCAACGCCTAACTTAGTTGCATGCTCGCGCACAGGCCTTATCGGTCTCGACCGCGGCGCCTACCCGCTCGAAGGTACTCTCAGCGTGACCGTTGTCGACTGCGATCTCAATACCGACGATACCGTCACTGACTCGGTTGATGTCTTGATTCGCTCGGATGATGAACCTAGTGGGGAGTGGATCACGCTCTACGAAGAAGATCCTGCAGCATCGGCTTTCAGCGGAACGATGTTGCACTCGACAACCGATGCGACTGGAACAATTCTTGCATTACACGGTTCAACGATTGAAGCAATCTATCTTGATGCCGAAGATGCCGACGGAAACATCGATGTACAACATCTCGTATCCGCCGTCGTGGACGGCGAGGCCCCTCAATTGATCATGCAAGCTGCCATTGCTGAAAATCCAGGTGAGATTCAGTTTGACGTAGCGAGTAATGAGTCGACGTCACTCATCGTCCGCGTTGGGCCAGCCTGCAACGACCTCTCTCGGACCATTGGTCCATCTGGTCTCGATACGAACCACTCAGAAATCGGTGCAGGATTTGATCACAGTACAACGTACTACTACACGATCGAGTTAATCGACATGGCTGGTAACACAGCGTCATTTGACAACAACGGCACCTGCTGGATGATCGATACGCTCGACATTCCAAACTACTTCACCGAGCAATATGGGAACTTTGACCTCGATGGAATGTTGATCCACTTCACGCCCACTAGCACCTTCAATGGGTACACAGCCTGTCCCGAACTCATTGACTCGCTTCCAGTCAATCCATCAGGCGGCGCAGCCCTTTCGCTGGGTGATGATGACTACGAAGCAATCTCGCCCACCTCTTCAGTCATGCTCCATGGCGAGGCGTACTCACAACTCTACGTCGGCAGTAATGGCTTTGTTACGTTCAATAGCGGCGAAAGCGACTACACCGAGTCGCTGAGCGAACACTTCTCGCAGCCGCGCATCAGCCTACTTTGGGATGACCTCAACCCATCTGCCGGTGGCACTGTCAGTTGGAAGAACACCATCAACGGCCTCGCGATCACTTGGCAAGATGTGCCGGAGTACAGTTCGTCCAATAGCAATACATTCCAGCTACTCATGCATAACGATGAATCAATCACCCTGGCGTGGCTAGGCATTGACTCGGCTGATTCGATTGTTGGACTCTCGTCCGGCAATGGACTCGACCCGAACTACTTTGCCTCGGACCTGTCAGAGCAAGACTCCGGCTGCAATTCTGAACTGCCTGGTGATGCCAATGGCGACGGTGTCGTTGACACAAACGATCTGCTGCTCATCATCGCGGGCTGGGGCCCGTGCCCACCCGCACCGTGCCCTGGCGACGTCAACGGCGATGGTTTCATTGGTGCGGATGACATCCTGCTGGCCATTGCTCATTGGGGAAATACCGGATCCCCACGATCGGCCGGTCACGTGGACGATGGAGATGACGCCAGCGGCGTCAGCTACGGCGATCGCTGGATAAGCACACTGCTCATCAACGACGAACTGTTCAAGCCTGCACGCAACAACGGCTTGATTACCACAAGTGGCAGTTATCTACAGCGACCGTGGGCCACCCTCGATCTTGAGGTGGCTGGCGATGTGCCCATGATTGATCGTGATCTCATGGTGATCGGCGACACAGCATGGCTTGATGGCACGCTCATCGTCCGACTCACCGACGACGGGCTCCTCTCGGCAGGTCGCCACCCACTACTCGTAGCAAACACCTTTGAAGGGTGGTTTCATACAGTTTCCATCTTCGATCCGCTCGATCGAGGGGCAACATGGTGCCTGAGCGAACAATCGCTGAGCATTATCCTCCCACTCGGCCTGGATGACGCCAAGCCAACGGATGTCCATCCTGAGCAGGTGCTTGCAGCACTGGAGGCCCTTGGAACCCCTGATTCCCTATGGGATCTGGATGGAGATGGCCTCGTAAGCGAGTTGGACTTGATTCAATTACTTGATGGTGGCGCCTGCCCGGAATAGAGCACTCGCCAGTTCGTTCTTATGTCGCATACATTTGATGCCCCGCCCCGCATACGGTATCTTCTTCGATTCTCAAAGATCCCAGACCGGGGTATTGGGATGCGTTGAGTGGGGCACGAGGAGTTCATGACCAATGGCCAAGATGTTCTACACACTCACGGAGGTCTGCGAGAAGCTCAGCAAGAGCGAGACCGAAGTCGAGGCTATGGTCGCCTCTGGACAGATTCAAGAATTCCGTGACGGCGAGCACCTTGTGTTCAAAGTCGAGCAGATTGAACTCCTGACTGCGAGCGAGGACTCTGGCGAGCTTGATCTCAATCTCGATCTCGATAGTTCCTCGCTTGATCTTGATGACAGTTTCGGCCTCGGCGCATCGGCTACTGGCGGCATTGGTCTCGCAGGTAGCCAAAGTGCTGATATTCCAACGCCCGCGGCGAACCCAGACCTAAGCGGCAGCATCGAAGAGTCCGGCAGCGCCATTGGACTTGGCTCTTCCTCAATGATGTCCGGCGGCAACAACGATCTTGATCTCTCAGCCGAACTGAGCTCCCCTCCCGACAGCGCCGATGCTTCTGCATCGGCCTTCGATGGGGCCGCGATTGAGGGTGGCGGAGATACGCAACTTGGCGAAGGTCTCGATGATGATCTCACACTTGAGTCAGTCGGCTCAGGCAGTGGGCTTCTGGATCTCACCCGCGAATCCGATGACACTTCACTCGGCGCTGAATTGCTCGAAGAGGTGTACTCAAGCGAAGACGATGTCAATTTCCCCGCAGCATCAGGCCTCTTTGAGGCTGCGACCGAAGATGATGAGGTCGCCCCCGCCCAAGTGGCGGCAATCGGTGGCCAGGCCGCTCCCTCATTGGCTGCGCCGGTGATGGCGGCAACACAGAGTTGGGACCCCGCTTGGTCTGGGCTGAGTGCAGGATTGATGATCGGAGGCTTGCTCGCCCTGATCGCTGTTTTTGCGATCACCGCAGTTGAAACGATGGGTGGTGCTTCAGGCATTGCCTCGCTCATGGCCGAGCAAATGTGGATGTGGGTTGGTGGCCTCTTCGTCGGCACAGTTGTGCTGGGCCTCGTTGGCTGGGTCATTGGCGGCAAGGCCGGCTGATCAATCATGAGACTCGCTCCTGCTGGCCTTCGTGAGTGGGGCCTTGGCGGCATCGCTACAGCCTCCATCGTGGTCATCGCATGGTGGCTTATTCCCCTTGGCTGGGTGAACTGGACACTGACAGGGCTCGCGTCGCTGGCATGGTTCTGCACAGCCGCATTCTTTCGGGACCCCCACCGCCGCATACCATCGGGCCTTGTTGCCGCTGACATGCTCAGTCCAGCAGACGGTTGTATCTCCGCTATCGAAACATTGGATTCGCACGAAGCCGTGCATGGCCCAGCGATCGTTGTACGGATCTTCTTGAGTGTTCTCAATGTGCACATCAATCGCATGCCGTGTGATGTCACGGTGATTGATTTGACGTACCGCCCGGGCAAGTTTCTTGATGCAAGAAATCCCGAGTCGGCCAAGATCAACGAGTCAATGCTTACTCGTCTGAAACGATCAGATCAATTGTGCTTGGGAGTGCGGCAGGTTTCCGGCGCGATTGCAAGACGAATTGTGTGCCCCCTCTCAAGCGGCGAGCAGTTTGTGCGGGGCGATCGTTTTGGCATGATTAAGTTTGGTAGTACAACCGAGCTCATTCTGCCTGCAGACTGTGGTGCCGAAGTGCGTGTTGCTATTGGCGACAAAGTCGTTGCAGGCCGGACGGTGCTTGCAAGCGTGCCAGTTCAAGAACGCTTGCCCACCCCGCGGCAATAACAGAAGCAG
This is a stretch of genomic DNA from Phycisphaerales bacterium. It encodes these proteins:
- a CDS encoding S8 family serine peptidase, with amino-acid sequence MMALTCAALVATGSFEHILPLQTGEVRVEAMTRTARSAELARLTWQSTHPHAIVVLNHTDATADLAAHGLTLLRSLGGSTWIAAVAPAAAGSTQVLDAVSWIGAIDPTWKVHPYLASGGVPDWTIDQSASTALAAGERFDIESLLRELDEAADPRVVVYMLAHRDVSLDALAVDLPVLADATVLSKLQTVHGLTVAIPMSAIVPLAEDDRVLWIEPAMPQFNELNDQNREVTQANVLQESPYGLDGDNVVVMVYDGGKAFGGHADFSGRLTERDTSGTSDHATHVSGTIGGDGSASGGQYRGMAPAVTIESYGFEQEGGLQEGFLYTDPGDLEADYGDAINNYGAVIANNSIGTNTAPNGFPCEWTGNYGITSSVIDAVVRGALGGNIRIMWANGNERGSSNCGTSFYSTAPPATAKNHITIGALNSNDESVTNFTSWGPTDDGRIKPDISTAGCQSDGDGGVTSCSSSGGYSSKCGTSMASPTACGIGALLIQDWRTMNPGKPDMLNSTLKAMLAHTAVDLGNAGPDCQYGYGSIRAEAAVDHLRSGSLIENEVAHGDSFEFLVIVDPGDPQLQVTLAWDDAPATPLVIPSLVNDLDLVVLGPDGNRHYPWAIDPANPGAPATKTAEDHLNNIEQVTVALPQAGVWRVQIVGFSVPVGPQTFGVMATPNLVACSRTGLIGLDRGAYPLEGTLSVTVVDCDLNTDDTVTDSVDVLIRSDDEPSGEWITLYEEDPAASAFSGTMLHSTTDATGTILALHGSTIEAIYLDAEDADGNIDVQHLVSAVVDGEAPQLIMQAAIAENPGEIQFDVASNESTSLIVRVGPACNDLSRTIGPSGLDTNHSEIGAGFDHSTTYYYTIELIDMAGNTASFDNNGTCWMIDTLDIPNYFTEQYGNFDLDGMLIHFTPTSTFNGYTACPELIDSLPVNPSGGAALSLGDDDYEAISPTSSVMLHGEAYSQLYVGSNGFVTFNSGESDYTESLSEHFSQPRISLLWDDLNPSAGGTVSWKNTINGLAITWQDVPEYSSSNSNTFQLLMHNDESITLAWLGIDSADSIVGLSSGNGLDPNYFASDLSEQDSGCNSELPGDANGDGVVDTNDLLLIIAGWGPCPPAPCPGDVNGDGFIGADDILLAIAHWGNTGSPRSAGHVDDGDDASGVSYGDRWISTLLINDELFKPARNNGLITTSGSYLQRPWATLDLEVAGDVPMIDRDLMVIGDTAWLDGTLIVRLTDDGLLSAGRHPLLVANTFEGWFHTVSIFDPLDRGATWCLSEQSLSIILPLGLDDAKPTDVHPEQVLAALEALGTPDSLWDLDGDGLVSELDLIQLLDGGACPE
- a CDS encoding helix-turn-helix domain-containing protein is translated as MAKMFYTLTEVCEKLSKSETEVEAMVASGQIQEFRDGEHLVFKVEQIELLTASEDSGELDLNLDLDSSSLDLDDSFGLGASATGGIGLAGSQSADIPTPAANPDLSGSIEESGSAIGLGSSSMMSGGNNDLDLSAELSSPPDSADASASAFDGAAIEGGGDTQLGEGLDDDLTLESVGSGSGLLDLTRESDDTSLGAELLEEVYSSEDDVNFPAASGLFEAATEDDEVAPAQVAAIGGQAAPSLAAPVMAATQSWDPAWSGLSAGLMIGGLLALIAVFAITAVETMGGASGIASLMAEQMWMWVGGLFVGTVVLGLVGWVIGGKAG
- a CDS encoding phosphatidylserine decarboxylase; translated protein: MRLAPAGLREWGLGGIATASIVVIAWWLIPLGWVNWTLTGLASLAWFCTAAFFRDPHRRIPSGLVAADMLSPADGCISAIETLDSHEAVHGPAIVVRIFLSVLNVHINRMPCDVTVIDLTYRPGKFLDARNPESAKINESMLTRLKRSDQLCLGVRQVSGAIARRIVCPLSSGEQFVRGDRFGMIKFGSTTELILPADCGAEVRVAIGDKVVAGRTVLASVPVQERLPTPRQ